From a region of the Natranaerovirga pectinivora genome:
- a CDS encoding D-alanyl-D-alanine carboxypeptidase family protein, producing MHSFRKRRFLCLIFSIILGFVVVNNSISAEDVDLRLHALAAILMDGDNGRVLWEHNGTEQRAMASTTKIMTTMIVLEYGNLEDEVEVSKRASQAPDVQLHIREGEKYRLGDLLYALMLESSNDVAIAIAEHVGGSVEEFAQMMTEKAKDVGAHNTSFKTPNGLDAEGHYSTAYDLAIIAKYALENEQFREIIRTRNKQFYELTNNRHFHVYNKNAFLDQMNGAIGVKTGFTNQAGYCFVGAVERDGKLFISVVLGSGWPYNRQYKWQDTQKIMNYALDNYEYQKVVEGKINLDPVEVIDGKVKDVPIELYGGEVGLLLNDNEVVRKDISIPEYLDAPIQDNVTVGYLSVYIDDELYTMLPIKTTESVEKIDFKFCLDIIIKKFLF from the coding sequence ATGCATTCTTTTAGGAAAAGAAGATTTTTATGTCTTATATTTTCTATAATATTAGGGTTCGTGGTAGTTAACAATTCTATCAGTGCGGAGGACGTTGATTTAAGACTCCATGCTCTTGCAGCTATATTAATGGATGGAGATAATGGTAGAGTGTTGTGGGAGCATAATGGAACAGAGCAGAGGGCTATGGCAAGTACGACAAAGATAATGACAACCATGATTGTACTGGAGTATGGGAACTTAGAAGACGAAGTAGAAGTAAGTAAAAGAGCTTCTCAGGCACCTGACGTCCAATTACATATAAGAGAAGGGGAAAAGTACCGTTTAGGTGATTTGTTATATGCTCTTATGTTAGAGTCCTCTAATGATGTAGCCATTGCCATTGCTGAACATGTAGGTGGGAGTGTAGAAGAATTTGCTCAAATGATGACGGAAAAAGCCAAAGACGTAGGTGCCCATAATACATCTTTTAAAACACCAAATGGCTTAGATGCAGAAGGGCATTATTCAACAGCTTATGATTTAGCTATTATTGCTAAATATGCATTAGAGAATGAACAATTTCGAGAAATTATTAGGACACGAAACAAACAATTTTATGAATTAACAAATAACAGACATTTTCACGTATATAATAAAAATGCATTTTTAGACCAAATGAATGGAGCTATCGGTGTAAAGACAGGTTTTACAAATCAAGCAGGATACTGTTTTGTTGGTGCAGTTGAAAGGGATGGGAAACTGTTTATTTCTGTCGTCTTAGGATCGGGTTGGCCATATAATCGTCAATATAAATGGCAAGACACTCAAAAAATAATGAACTATGCTTTAGATAATTATGAATATCAAAAAGTCGTAGAGGGTAAAATTAACTTAGACCCTGTTGAAGTAATTGATGGTAAAGTGAAAGATGTACCAATAGAACTTTATGGTGGAGAAGTAGGTTTGTTGTTAAATGATAATGAAGTTGTGCGAAAAGATATTAGCATTCCTGAATATTTGGATGCACCTATACAAGATAATGTGACAGTGGGTTATCTTAGTGTTTATATAGACGATGAACTGTATACCATGTTACCTATTAAGACAACAGAAAGCGTTGAGAAAATTGACTTTAAATTTTGCTTAGACATTATAATAAAGAAATTCTTATTCTAA
- the aroH gene encoding chorismate mutase — MIGIRGAITVDNNTKKDINECTKELIKMIIAENNIQQDDMVSILFSATKDLDSQYPAVAAREMGITETPLFCVQEMDVIGSLEKCIRVLVHCNTNLPKKNIKHIYLKEAIKLRPDIADVDK, encoded by the coding sequence ATGATTGGAATTAGAGGCGCAATTACAGTTGATAATAATACAAAAAAAGATATAAATGAATGCACAAAAGAACTTATAAAAATGATCATTGCAGAAAACAATATTCAACAAGATGATATGGTTTCAATATTATTTTCTGCTACAAAAGATTTAGATAGTCAGTACCCTGCAGTAGCTGCTAGAGAAATGGGCATTACAGAAACCCCATTATTTTGTGTTCAAGAAATGGATGTAATAGGTAGTCTTGAAAAATGTATTAGAGTTTTAGTCCACTGTAATACAAATCTACCTAAAAAAAATATAAAACATATTTACTTAAAAGAGGCAATAAAATTAAGACCAGATATTGCAGATGTTGACAAATAA
- a CDS encoding sodium ion-translocating decarboxylase subunit beta: MDIFKILNQLYLQSAFNILELNNVIMIIVSLILLYLAIKKEYEPLLLIPIAFGMLLVNLFPGIYAPPEGENIGGLLYYLSQGNKLGIFPPLIFVGVGALTDFGPLLANPKSFLLGAAAQFGIFFAFISAVFLGTYIPGLEDITKEVAAAIGIIGGADGPTAIYIATRLAPEFLSPIAVAAYSYMAMVPIIQPPIMKLFTTKEERAIQMEQLRPVSKLEKILFPIIVAILVILVLPETAPLVGMLMFGNLLKESGVVRNLVDTASNALMYIIVIFLGLSVGASALAENFLNTTTLAIIALGLVAFCIGTAAGVLFGKVMCKLSGGKVNPLIGAAGVSAVPMAARIVQKVGRDENPNNFLLMHAMGPNVAGVIGSAVAAGAFLAIFG, from the coding sequence ATGGATATATTTAAAATTTTAAATCAATTGTATTTACAAAGTGCTTTTAATATCCTTGAATTAAACAATGTCATTATGATCATTGTTTCATTGATTTTATTATATTTAGCAATAAAAAAAGAATATGAGCCATTGTTATTAATTCCTATAGCATTTGGTATGTTATTAGTTAACTTATTCCCGGGAATATATGCCCCACCTGAAGGTGAAAATATAGGCGGTTTATTATATTATTTATCACAAGGTAATAAACTGGGAATATTCCCACCATTAATATTTGTTGGTGTTGGTGCATTAACGGATTTTGGACCTTTACTAGCCAATCCAAAAAGTTTCTTGCTTGGAGCGGCAGCACAATTTGGTATCTTTTTTGCATTTATATCAGCAGTATTTTTAGGGACTTATATCCCTGGTTTAGAAGATATTACAAAGGAAGTAGCAGCAGCCATTGGGATCATAGGAGGAGCCGATGGCCCTACAGCTATTTATATAGCTACCCGTTTGGCACCAGAGTTTTTATCTCCAATTGCAGTTGCAGCTTATTCTTATATGGCAATGGTCCCTATTATTCAGCCACCAATAATGAAGCTGTTTACTACTAAAGAAGAACGGGCTATTCAAATGGAACAATTAAGACCAGTGTCAAAGTTAGAAAAGATATTATTTCCAATCATTGTTGCAATACTTGTAATATTAGTTTTACCAGAGACTGCACCATTAGTTGGGATGTTAATGTTTGGGAACTTGTTAAAAGAATCAGGCGTTGTTAGAAACTTAGTTGATACGGCTTCTAATGCCCTTATGTATATTATTGTTATCTTTTTAGGGTTATCCGTTGGGGCTTCAGCTTTAGCAGAGAACTTCTTAAATACAACCACATTAGCAATCATTGCTTTAGGGTTAGTTGCATTTTGTATTGGGACAGCAGCGGGTGTTCTATTTGGAAAAGTTATGTGCAAGCTTTCAGGTGGAAAAGTAAATCCACTGATTGGGGCGGCAGGGGTTTCTGCTGTACCTATGGCAGCAAGGATTGTGCAAAAAGTTGGTAGAGATGAAAATCCAAATAATTTCTTATTAATGCATGCAATGGGACCTAACGTAGCAGGCGTTATCGGTTCAGCAGTTGCAGCAGGAGCATTTTTAGCAATATTTGGATAA
- a CDS encoding NAD(P)/FAD-dependent oxidoreductase — MKKVIVVGGGPAGMVSAIIAARNGHRVVLCEKNNKLGKKLFITGKGRCNITNDCDMDHLFGQVITNSKFLYSAFYTFSNDATIQFFNELGLKTKVERGNRVFPESDKSSDVIKVLEKELNKLGVEILLDSEVISIIQEKNRFKGICLKNNTTIYGDAVIIGTGGLSYAPTGSTGDGFKFAKTMGHYITKTSPSLVPLVTKENWIKDLQGLSLKNVKITINDGDNKLYEDFGEMLFTHFGVSGPIILSASRFILPKFNKNITLSIDLKPGLNENELDKRILKDFDKYQKKQFKNTLDDLLPKKLIPVIIKLSNIPEDKKISEITKEERNNLVKTLKALTCHIIDLRGYNEAIITYGGIDVKDIDPHTMESKLVSGVYFVGEVLDLDALTGGFNLQIAWSTGYLAGLSIN, encoded by the coding sequence ATGAAAAAAGTTATAGTTGTTGGTGGTGGACCTGCTGGAATGGTATCTGCCATAATAGCTGCACGTAATGGACATAGGGTTGTACTATGTGAAAAGAATAATAAATTAGGGAAAAAGCTTTTTATTACAGGCAAAGGTCGATGTAATATTACCAATGATTGTGATATGGACCATTTGTTTGGACAAGTTATTACCAATTCAAAGTTTTTATACAGTGCTTTTTATACATTTTCAAATGATGCTACCATTCAATTTTTTAATGAATTAGGTTTAAAGACTAAAGTGGAAAGAGGTAATAGAGTTTTTCCAGAGTCCGATAAATCATCTGATGTTATAAAAGTATTGGAAAAAGAATTAAATAAACTGGGTGTAGAAATATTACTAGATAGTGAGGTTATTTCTATCATTCAAGAGAAAAATAGGTTTAAAGGCATTTGTCTTAAAAACAACACTACCATATATGGTGATGCGGTTATAATAGGGACAGGTGGTTTGTCATATGCGCCTACAGGTTCTACAGGTGATGGTTTTAAATTTGCTAAAACTATGGGACATTATATTACAAAAACATCTCCATCTTTAGTACCTTTAGTTACAAAAGAAAATTGGATCAAGGACTTACAAGGGCTATCATTAAAAAATGTGAAGATTACCATTAATGACGGAGATAATAAACTTTATGAAGATTTTGGGGAAATGCTATTTACACATTTTGGTGTATCTGGTCCAATAATTCTAAGTGCAAGTAGATTTATACTCCCTAAATTTAATAAGAATATAACCTTATCCATAGATTTAAAGCCTGGATTAAATGAAAATGAATTAGACAAACGTATTTTAAAAGATTTTGATAAATATCAAAAAAAACAATTTAAGAATACTTTAGACGATTTGCTACCTAAAAAATTAATACCAGTGATTATTAAGCTTTCTAATATTCCTGAAGACAAGAAAATATCTGAAATTACAAAGGAAGAAAGAAATAATTTAGTAAAAACCTTAAAAGCATTAACCTGTCATATTATTGATTTAAGAGGTTATAATGAGGCTATTATTACTTATGGTGGCATTGATGTAAAAGACATAGATCCCCACACCATGGAATCCAAATTAGTATCTGGAGTTTATTTTGTTGGTGAAGTACTAGACTTAGATGCTTTGACCGGGGGTTTTAATCTACAGATTGCTTGGTCAACTGGATATTTGGCTGGATTAAGTATTAACTAA
- a CDS encoding acyl-CoA carboxylase subunit beta, which produces MSNTTNLNELIKRRTDIESGGGEKDNQKDPSNLVARERISLLLDGYSFVEIGAFISNRSTNFNMTTESTPADGVVTGYGTIEGRLVYVYSQDNTVLSGALGEMHAKKISHIYDLALKMGAPIIGLVDSAGMRLQESTDALQGFGELFLKQTLASGVVPQITAVLGNCGGGTTFIPSLSDFTFMINKGARLYVNSPNALDSKAATFDTVASSKFHSEASGLVDFVFDNENDLLQRIRQLVDILPSNNLEESPLVECTDDLNRVDSEFNNLDLTNGFDAVSVITKIADNHLFIPVKENFATSMVTGFIRLNGNTVGVVANQTLDGDGSITSDGSDKGTKFISICDAFNIPIVTFTDVVGFKATVEEESKGISKSVSKMLYAFANATVPKVNVLVNRGYGSAYIAMNSKHIGADFVYAWPSAKVGMMEASSAVKIIYAKEIKESNDINAILNEKTAEYEALQESPYAAASRGYIDDIIEPGATRKRIIATLEMLLSKRESRPDKKHGTVL; this is translated from the coding sequence ATGAGCAATACAACGAATTTAAATGAACTCATAAAACGCCGTACCGATATCGAATCTGGTGGCGGTGAAAAAGATAATCAAAAAGATCCTTCAAATCTAGTAGCAAGAGAAAGAATTTCTTTGTTACTAGATGGGTATAGTTTTGTTGAAATTGGTGCATTTATTTCTAATAGATCCACTAACTTTAATATGACAACTGAATCAACACCTGCTGATGGCGTTGTTACAGGATATGGAACGATCGAAGGTCGATTGGTTTATGTTTATAGTCAAGACAACACAGTTTTAAGCGGTGCATTAGGTGAAATGCACGCAAAAAAAATAAGTCATATCTATGATTTGGCTCTTAAAATGGGAGCACCAATTATAGGTCTAGTTGATTCTGCAGGTATGCGTCTACAAGAGTCAACAGATGCACTTCAAGGCTTTGGAGAGTTGTTTTTAAAACAAACCTTAGCATCAGGGGTTGTTCCGCAAATAACAGCTGTTTTAGGCAACTGTGGCGGGGGAACAACATTCATACCGTCTTTATCTGATTTCACATTTATGATTAATAAAGGTGCAAGGCTATATGTTAATAGTCCTAATGCGCTAGATAGTAAAGCAGCTACATTTGATACAGTAGCATCATCAAAATTCCATAGTGAAGCATCTGGTTTGGTGGATTTTGTTTTTGACAATGAAAATGATCTATTACAGAGGATTAGACAATTGGTAGACATCTTACCATCTAATAATTTAGAGGAATCACCACTTGTAGAGTGTACAGATGATCTTAACCGAGTGGACTCAGAATTTAATAACTTGGATTTAACCAATGGATTCGACGCTGTTTCTGTCATCACCAAAATAGCTGATAATCATTTGTTTATACCTGTAAAAGAGAATTTTGCTACATCTATGGTTACAGGATTTATCCGTTTAAATGGTAATACTGTTGGGGTTGTTGCTAATCAAACATTAGATGGGGATGGTTCAATAACATCTGATGGAAGTGATAAAGGAACAAAATTTATAAGCATTTGTGACGCTTTTAACATTCCAATTGTAACGTTTACAGATGTTGTAGGATTTAAAGCCACAGTTGAAGAAGAATCAAAAGGTATTTCAAAATCAGTAAGTAAAATGTTATATGCCTTTGCCAATGCAACAGTGCCAAAAGTAAATGTATTAGTCAATAGAGGATATGGAAGTGCATATATAGCAATGAATAGCAAACATATAGGTGCAGACTTTGTATATGCTTGGCCATCAGCAAAAGTTGGTATGATGGAAGCTTCTTCTGCTGTGAAAATAATATACGCAAAAGAAATCAAAGAATCTAATGATATTAATGCAATATTAAATGAAAAAACTGCTGAATATGAAGCGTTACAAGAAAGTCCATATGCAGCAGCAAGCAGAGGATATATTGATGATATCATAGAACCTGGCGCTACTAGAAAAAGAATAATAGCAACTTTAGAAATGTTATTATCTAAAAGAGAAAGCCGTCCAGATAAAAAACATGGTACGGTTTTATAA
- a CDS encoding MurR/RpiR family transcriptional regulator translates to MNQNDLIKRINENYPKLSKGQRLLANYIIKHYEKAVFLTAAKLGKIVGVSESTVVRFANELGYDGYPKLQRALEELVKNKLTSIQRMEVASDRINKQHILKSVLQSDAEKIRYTLEDINAETFDQAVDMILSARKIYILGVRSSAALASFLGFYFNLIFDNVKLIHTNSVSEMFEQIYRMGPEDVVIGISFPRYSKRTLKAMEFARSRDANVITITDSSLSPMIPYANLSLLARSDMASFVDSLVAPLSVINALIVALCMKKQKELINTLQSLESIWEEYQVYDKNDDDINININYDLNRQKPNNQD, encoded by the coding sequence ATGAATCAAAATGATTTAATAAAGCGTATTAATGAAAATTATCCTAAACTTAGTAAGGGACAAAGATTATTAGCAAATTATATCATAAAACATTATGAAAAAGCGGTATTTTTAACTGCCGCAAAACTTGGTAAAATTGTAGGTGTTAGTGAGTCAACAGTAGTTAGATTTGCTAATGAATTAGGTTATGACGGGTATCCAAAATTACAAAGAGCATTAGAAGAATTGGTTAAAAATAAATTGACATCCATTCAAAGAATGGAAGTTGCATCTGATCGAATAAACAAACAACATATTCTAAAATCAGTACTCCAATCAGATGCAGAAAAAATCAGATACACATTAGAAGACATTAATGCAGAAACTTTTGACCAAGCAGTAGATATGATTTTATCAGCAAGGAAAATATATATACTTGGTGTTAGAAGTAGTGCTGCCTTAGCTAGTTTTTTAGGTTTTTATTTTAATTTAATATTTGATAATGTAAAGTTAATACATACGAATAGTGTTAGTGAGATGTTTGAGCAAATTTATCGTATGGGGCCAGAAGATGTTGTTATTGGTATTAGTTTTCCAAGATATTCAAAACGTACTTTAAAAGCTATGGAATTTGCTAGATCTAGAGATGCAAATGTAATTACAATAACAGATAGTTCATTATCTCCAATGATTCCTTATGCAAATTTAAGCTTGCTTGCAAGAAGTGATATGGCTTCTTTCGTTGATTCATTAGTGGCACCATTAAGTGTTATAAATGCCCTTATTGTGGCATTGTGTATGAAAAAACAAAAAGAACTTATTAATACTTTGCAAAGTTTAGAATCAATTTGGGAAGAGTATCAAGTATACGATAAAAATGATGATGACATTAATATCAATATTAATTATGATCTCAATAGACAAAAACCTAATAATCAGGACTAG
- a CDS encoding biotin/lipoyl-containing protein, producing MKKFRVTVNGNTYEVDVEEIGTGASSVVSAPSAPVQQIAQAAPKAPSAPASAGGVKVIAPMPGKIIDVKVSQGQQVNKGDVVAILEAMKMENEVVASESGTVASINVNKGQAIESGDIIVTLN from the coding sequence ATGAAAAAATTCAGAGTTACAGTTAATGGCAATACATACGAAGTAGATGTGGAAGAAATAGGCACAGGAGCATCTTCAGTAGTATCCGCACCATCGGCACCAGTACAACAAATAGCTCAGGCAGCACCAAAAGCTCCGTCAGCACCTGCTTCAGCAGGAGGCGTTAAAGTAATTGCACCAATGCCAGGGAAAATTATAGATGTAAAAGTATCTCAAGGCCAACAAGTGAATAAAGGTGATGTTGTAGCAATATTAGAGGCTATGAAGATGGAAAACGAAGTTGTTGCATCTGAAAGTGGAACTGTTGCCAGTATAAATGTCAACAAAGGTCAAGCCATTGAGTCTGGGGATATTATCGTTACATTAAACTAA
- the scpB gene encoding SMC-Scp complex subunit ScpB — MQLSKIEAVIEAILFTMGTSVPVDSIAKVIEQDEKTTKKIIKNMIDKYQGEDRGIQIIELDNAYQMCTKAAMYDDLRKITAQPKKVVLSDILLETLSIIAYKQPITKAEIEHIRGVRSDHAVNKLIDYDLVCEVGRMDAPGRPLLFGTSEAFLRNFGMQSLEDLPIIKDEELAKFKTEAEEEVQLEINDVTTEKKNL, encoded by the coding sequence ATGCAATTGAGTAAAATTGAAGCTGTAATAGAAGCCATATTATTTACGATGGGGACATCTGTACCTGTTGATAGTATTGCAAAAGTTATAGAACAGGATGAAAAAACAACTAAAAAAATAATAAAAAACATGATAGATAAGTATCAAGGTGAAGATAGAGGCATACAAATTATTGAATTAGACAATGCTTATCAAATGTGTACCAAAGCAGCTATGTATGATGACCTTAGGAAAATTACTGCTCAACCTAAAAAAGTTGTCTTATCAGATATCTTACTTGAAACATTATCTATTATTGCCTACAAGCAGCCCATTACTAAAGCAGAAATTGAGCATATTAGAGGGGTTCGATCGGATCATGCCGTTAATAAATTAATAGATTATGATTTGGTATGTGAAGTTGGTAGAATGGATGCGCCTGGTAGACCTTTATTATTCGGTACATCTGAAGCCTTTCTGAGGAATTTTGGCATGCAATCTTTAGAAGATTTACCTATAATAAAAGATGAGGAACTAGCAAAATTTAAAACAGAGGCAGAAGAAGAAGTTCAATTAGAAATAAATGATGTTACCACAGAAAAGAAAAATCTCTAA
- a CDS encoding OadG family protein, whose amino-acid sequence MNVIIDALWVTIIGMAIVFTILIIIAIIISQFKHVYKLTTRASNKKSDVPVVKEEPIKAIERENVDDLELVAVITAAIASSLNTTSDQLQVRSIRRVNEKRSKWQYQ is encoded by the coding sequence ATGAATGTTATTATTGATGCACTATGGGTTACGATTATTGGTATGGCAATAGTTTTTACGATTCTTATAATCATTGCCATTATAATTAGCCAGTTTAAACATGTTTATAAGCTTACAACAAGAGCATCCAATAAAAAAAGTGATGTGCCTGTGGTAAAAGAAGAGCCAATAAAAGCAATTGAAAGAGAAAATGTAGATGATTTAGAATTGGTTGCAGTTATTACAGCTGCCATTGCATCATCTCTTAATACGACTTCTGACCAACTTCAAGTAAGGTCCATAAGACGTGTAAATGAAAAAAGAAGCAAATGGCAATACCAATAA
- a CDS encoding oxaloacetate decarboxylase subunit alpha, with protein MAEIIKKPVKITDTILRDAHQSLIATRMTTDEMLPIIEKLDQVGYHSVECWGGATFDSCLRFLKEDPWERLRKLKDGFKNTKLQMLLRGQNLLGYRHYADDVVEYFVQKTVANGMDIIRTFDALNDIRNLKTAVNATKKEGGHAQVAISYTLSEVHTLDYYVKLSKQLEDMGADSICIKDMAGLLVPYAAEEIVKALKSAVKVPICIHSHYTSGVAGMAYLKAIEAGVDIIDTAISAFAMGTAQPATEVMVETLKGTSFDTGFDQNLLAEIADYFRPLREEAIESGLLNPKVLGVDIKTLLYQVPGGMLSNLVSQLKEQKAEDKFQEVLKEIPRVRADFGYPPLVTPSSQIVGTQAVLNVLGGERYKMVTKESKAVVRGEYGKTPVSISDEIRKKIIGNEEPIICRPADLIQPELKKIEEEMKQYKEQDEDILSYALFPQVAEEFFKYRQAQKTKIDPQVTDINSKAYPV; from the coding sequence ATGGCAGAAATAATTAAAAAGCCCGTTAAAATAACGGATACCATATTAAGAGATGCCCATCAATCTCTAATTGCTACAAGAATGACAACAGATGAAATGTTGCCTATAATAGAGAAATTAGATCAAGTAGGTTATCACTCAGTAGAATGTTGGGGTGGGGCTACATTTGACTCTTGTTTAAGGTTTTTAAAAGAAGATCCTTGGGAGCGCCTTAGAAAACTAAAAGATGGTTTTAAAAATACAAAACTACAGATGCTACTTAGAGGTCAAAACTTATTAGGATATCGTCACTATGCAGATGATGTAGTTGAGTACTTTGTTCAAAAAACAGTTGCAAATGGTATGGATATTATTAGGACTTTTGATGCCCTTAATGATATTCGTAACTTAAAAACAGCTGTTAATGCAACAAAAAAAGAGGGTGGTCACGCTCAAGTTGCTATTTCTTATACACTAAGTGAAGTCCACACTTTAGATTATTATGTGAAATTATCAAAACAACTAGAAGATATGGGGGCAGACTCTATATGTATTAAAGATATGGCAGGGCTACTTGTACCATATGCAGCGGAAGAAATTGTTAAAGCATTAAAAAGCGCTGTTAAAGTTCCAATTTGTATTCATAGTCATTACACTAGTGGTGTTGCTGGGATGGCCTATCTAAAGGCGATTGAAGCAGGTGTAGATATTATTGATACAGCTATTTCAGCCTTTGCTATGGGTACCGCTCAGCCAGCTACAGAAGTTATGGTGGAAACCCTTAAAGGAACAAGTTTTGATACAGGATTTGACCAGAATTTGTTAGCAGAAATAGCAGATTATTTTAGACCTTTAAGAGAAGAAGCTATAGAATCAGGCTTACTTAATCCAAAAGTATTAGGTGTTGATATTAAAACATTATTGTACCAAGTACCAGGTGGTATGTTATCTAATTTAGTATCTCAGCTAAAAGAACAAAAAGCTGAAGATAAATTCCAAGAAGTTTTAAAAGAAATACCAAGAGTACGTGCAGATTTTGGGTATCCACCTCTAGTAACCCCTTCAAGTCAAATTGTAGGGACACAGGCAGTTCTTAATGTACTAGGTGGGGAACGTTATAAAATGGTTACAAAAGAATCTAAAGCTGTGGTTAGAGGTGAATATGGTAAAACACCAGTATCTATAAGTGATGAAATTAGAAAAAAAATCATAGGTAATGAAGAACCAATCATTTGTAGACCTGCTGATTTAATTCAACCAGAATTAAAGAAAATCGAAGAAGAAATGAAACAATACAAAGAACAAGATGAAGATATATTATCATATGCTTTATTCCCACAAGTGGCAGAGGAATTTTTCAAGTATAGACAAGCTCAAAAAACAAAAATAGATCCACAAGTAACAGACATTAACAGCAAAGCATATCCAGTATAA
- a CDS encoding segregation and condensation protein A, with protein sequence MSISIKLQAFEGPLDLLLHLIEKNKVNIYDIPIVSITDQYLEYIKQMENKNLDIMSEFLVMAATLISIKSRMLLPKKEKMEEESEIDPREELVERLLEYKKYKFICGELKDKQIDAQKVIFKESTIPEEIKNYEEKIPVEKLMADIDLSKLYKIFKNVMRKQVDKVDLIRSNFGKIEREEFSINDKINYIKDLSKNIKKLSFHNLLEKTKSKQEIIATFLAILELIKIGAIHITQENNFDDIEITFVR encoded by the coding sequence ATGAGTATTTCAATTAAACTTCAAGCATTTGAAGGACCACTAGACTTATTATTACATTTAATTGAAAAAAACAAAGTGAATATATATGATATACCAATTGTGTCAATCACAGATCAATATCTTGAATATATTAAACAAATGGAAAATAAAAATTTAGATATTATGAGTGAATTTTTAGTTATGGCGGCAACCCTTATTAGTATAAAATCAAGAATGCTACTCCCTAAAAAAGAAAAAATGGAAGAAGAATCTGAAATAGATCCACGAGAAGAACTTGTAGAAAGGCTCTTAGAGTACAAAAAATACAAGTTTATTTGTGGTGAATTAAAGGACAAGCAAATTGATGCACAAAAAGTTATTTTTAAGGAATCCACTATTCCTGAAGAAATAAAAAACTACGAAGAAAAAATTCCAGTAGAAAAATTAATGGCGGACATTGATTTATCAAAACTTTATAAAATATTTAAAAATGTTATGAGAAAGCAAGTAGATAAAGTAGATTTGATTAGAAGTAATTTTGGGAAGATTGAGAGGGAAGAATTCTCAATAAATGATAAGATAAATTATATTAAAGATTTGTCTAAAAACATTAAAAAACTAAGTTTTCATAACTTGTTAGAAAAAACAAAATCAAAACAAGAAATCATTGCAACATTTCTTGCAATACTAGAACTTATAAAAATTGGTGCAATTCATATCACCCAAGAAAACAATTTTGATGATATAGAAATTACTTTTGTAAGGTGA
- a CDS encoding pseudouridine synthase, with translation MEIRLQKYLADAGIASRRKAEELILAGLIKVNDKVVKELGTKINSEKDVVKYKNKPVGEKEKFIYLLLNKPVGYISSVTDPRKRKTVIDLIKEKERVFPVGRLDYESEGLLIITNDGELTYRLTHPKHHIPKTYMVKVKGFPTDDKLAKLRKGLDLGEYRTSKTDIRIAKKYKNDTVVEVVLYEGKNRQIRKMFDHIGHPVNSLRRIAIGKIEIEDLKVGEYRKLTKEEIKYLKSL, from the coding sequence ATGGAAATTAGATTGCAAAAATATTTAGCAGATGCAGGTATTGCATCTAGAAGAAAAGCGGAAGAACTTATATTAGCTGGTTTAATTAAAGTTAATGATAAGGTAGTAAAAGAATTAGGTACAAAAATTAATTCGGAAAAAGATGTTGTAAAATATAAAAACAAACCAGTGGGTGAAAAAGAAAAATTCATATATTTATTACTTAATAAGCCAGTTGGATATATTTCTTCAGTAACAGATCCTAGAAAAAGAAAAACGGTTATTGATTTAATTAAGGAAAAAGAAAGGGTTTTTCCAGTAGGAAGATTAGATTATGAAAGTGAAGGGTTATTAATAATAACCAATGATGGAGAATTGACATATAGACTAACCCATCCAAAACATCACATTCCAAAAACGTATATGGTAAAAGTAAAGGGATTCCCAACAGATGACAAACTGGCAAAGTTAAGAAAAGGTTTGGACTTAGGAGAGTACAGAACGTCCAAAACGGATATTAGAATTGCAAAAAAATATAAAAATGATACAGTTGTTGAAGTTGTTTTGTATGAAGGTAAAAATAGGCAGATAAGAAAAATGTTTGATCATATTGGTCATCCCGTTAATTCTTTGAGAAGAATTGCTATTGGTAAAATTGAAATAGAAGATCTAAAAGTTGGAGAGTATAGAAAACTTACAAAAGAAGAAATAAAATACCTAAAAAGCTTATAG